One window from the genome of Bdellovibrio sp. NC01 encodes:
- a CDS encoding flagellar basal body P-ring protein FlgI, whose amino-acid sequence MNKVLSIIGLAALILLVSFEQANAARLKDIASIRGVRENQLIGYGIVVGLKGTGDGKNEFMSKSVVRMFDKLGMKLDSPEFASKNVAAVIVTATMPAFGKAGNPIDITVSAIGDAASLKGGTLLQTPLRAANEQVFAVAQGSLVIGGDGKEEHLTAGRIPNGAIIERDMSADFAARKMYRLNLINPDFTTAARSVLTINKELGGHYASAKDAGTIDIITPFAYENRGVELLATIESIEINPDQKARVVINEKTGTIVIGDKVKISKVAISHGSLSVKVGEGKKASDDKVAVLDTGVSVGDLVQALNKLGVSPKDLITILQSIKAAGALHGELEVL is encoded by the coding sequence ATGAATAAAGTTTTAAGCATCATCGGTTTAGCAGCTTTAATCTTGCTTGTTTCTTTTGAACAAGCGAATGCCGCACGCCTTAAAGACATCGCAAGCATTCGTGGTGTGCGTGAAAATCAATTAATCGGTTACGGTATCGTTGTTGGTCTTAAAGGTACTGGTGACGGTAAAAATGAATTCATGAGCAAGTCTGTTGTGCGCATGTTCGACAAACTTGGAATGAAATTGGATTCGCCAGAATTCGCAAGTAAAAACGTGGCAGCTGTTATCGTGACGGCGACAATGCCAGCGTTTGGTAAAGCAGGAAATCCTATCGATATCACTGTTAGTGCAATTGGTGACGCTGCTTCCTTGAAGGGCGGTACACTTTTGCAAACACCACTTCGTGCAGCGAACGAACAAGTGTTTGCAGTTGCTCAAGGTAGCTTAGTGATTGGTGGCGATGGCAAAGAAGAACACTTAACTGCAGGCCGAATTCCAAATGGTGCAATCATTGAACGTGATATGTCAGCGGATTTTGCTGCTCGTAAAATGTATCGTTTGAATTTGATCAATCCTGATTTCACAACTGCGGCGCGCTCGGTATTGACGATCAATAAAGAGTTGGGTGGTCACTACGCTTCTGCAAAAGATGCGGGAACAATCGATATCATCACACCATTTGCCTATGAAAATCGTGGTGTGGAGTTGCTTGCAACAATCGAGTCTATCGAGATCAATCCTGATCAAAAAGCTCGTGTTGTGATCAATGAAAAAACAGGAACGATTGTCATTGGTGATAAAGTCAAAATTTCGAAAGTTGCAATCTCACACGGTTCACTGTCTGTGAAAGTGGGAGAAGGTAAAAAAGCCAGCGATGATAAAGTCGCTGTGTTGGATACAGGTGTCAGTGTCGGTGATCTTGTCCAGGCGTTGAACAAACTTGGAGTCTCGCCTAAAGACTTGATTACTATACTTCAGTCCATCAAGGCAGCTGGAGCTTTGCACGGGGAACTGGAAGTATTGTGA